In Zalophus californianus isolate mZalCal1 chromosome 16, mZalCal1.pri.v2, whole genome shotgun sequence, the sequence AGTTTTCAGCTCCTAGAGAGCCTTCCCAAAATGTGCTCCCTCACcgtcttcctatttatttttaaaactttatctaagtgatctctataccctgcatgaggcttgaactcacaaccctgaaatcaagagtcacatgctcttctgactgagccagccgggagCCCCCATCTCTTCCTATATAGAAGTGTACAGAAGGCTTCCTATTTAGGACCTGCATCTAATATTTCCTCCTCCTATGTTTAAGTGGTCAAGTGTTGGAGCTCCTGTCAGACTTCCTGAGTTCAAATGCCAGTTCTTCCActtactggttgtgtgacctggggcaaattTAACCCCCctatttcagtttcctcatttgcaaaatgaaaataccaacTTCATGCAGTGCTTGTGAGAATTAATAAGGTGGTATAGGTAAAATACTtgagctcagtgcctggcattaCTTGAACACTCAGTATTTGCTCTTACCTCCTGTATGAACTAACCACAATTAACTGGCAATTGTAATAgtgttattttcctatttctcagCTTCATTGTTCTATTTCATTTGAAACTGGCAGATGAAAGTTAAATGCTTGCCATCACCTAGAATTGGGTTTTGGCCTTCAAGGGAACCTGAGGCTTGGCTAGGTTATTAGCTTTGGAGGCTGGCCTGTAAATTACTgctctaatttatatttttcattaaaagctCAGCTTGCCTCTTCTTCTATAGTGGTCTTCCCTGGCCCTGAAACCCTAGTGTTTAGCCATAAAACAAGGTTTTAAAATTAAGAGGCCATAATTCTCTCAACTCCCCACAATGTGTGGATTAATGGAATTAATGATAAGAAGGTgcacagaatattatttttaacaaaagcaaagacctGACCCTATTACCTTTGAAACACAAATCAGGGAGATACTGTGATGAAGTGTAGTGTATTTCTTTATGTATGTGTAGAACTTGACAAAAAAACACTGGGTGTCAGGAAATCTGGGTCCTAGGCTCTTCACTGCCACCAAGATGCTATGACCTCTAATTAACCCTCCACACGTTGGCTTTGTGAGTTTTGCAGGGTTGAACATGAGGTAAATAAGTGCCTAGTATTCTGCCTGGCACCCAGAACCGCCCCCCAAATGATAGATGTTACGTAGTAGCTCACTGAACATGTATCCCATTAGGGTAATGAAAATGGATACATTTGGCCGCCAGAAGGGGCAACCACATCTCTGCACCTCCCGTGGAAAGAAGGGCGTGGAAACAGAGTCGCGTGAGCTAAGACTACAACTCCCGCTGCCCTTTGCGGCAAGCCTGGTTCGCCTTACCCAGAATCGCTCCCTCCGCAACCTTGCGTCTTTCCGCGGAGGCCCCGGATGTAGAAGCCCTCTTAGTTCAGTGGGCGTGGCTTTACAATGGCTCGGAGACCTGGGGCTCTCTTATTGGTTGTGGTTCTTCCGACCGGATTGGACGCGAAGGAGGGGGCGTTGGCCAAGGCGCGCGGTGCTCTAGCGACAGCCAATCAGAAACCTGGTCGGCCTTTGGCGGGAGGCGGTAAAGCAGAGGCTTTGCAGATTTGGCGCGAGCGCGGCTGGGCTTTACTGACGCTGGTGTGTGGTTTATTCGGTAGCTTGACCTGAAGAATCCCTGAAGCCGTGTGCGAGACACGTGAGGAAGAGCCGGTACTGAGGTGAGTCAGCCTTGTGAGGTGGAGAGCAGAGGCTTGCCCTGGGTCTGGGAGGCTGCGGAGTTGGGAGAAAGGCTATGGCAAGGGCCGCTGCCTCCCTTGGGGCCCGAGGTGAAGTGAGGGGAGAAGAGCTCAGATCGCCGGAGGTCTGAGGTCGGGGTAAGGGCAAGGAGTAGGCTGGCAGTCGTGCGTGGAATAAAGGGGCTGAATGTTGTAGGAGGGAGATGTTCCGGGGTGGGGTTGagagggtgtggggtggggaccGAGTGCCGGGCGGAGGGAAGACTAAACGTGGCAGGCTGCTGGGCCAAGCTAGTGATAAAGACACCCCGTGCCTGGAGTGAGGGAATTAGCAGTACTGTAGAAATCTGTTAAGATAAACTTACTGCATCACTCAAGTGGTTAAGAACTTGAGTTCTGGAGCCAGAATGCCTGGTTTGCTATGACTTTGGGCCTCTGTACCtctgagttttctcatctgtaaaataaggataataagaGTGCTGACCTCCAGGGTAGTTGTAAAACTTAAATGAGTCAGTGCCTAAGGGGCGCcggggctggctcagtcggtagagcgtgccACTCAtgaactggggtgggggtgggggtgggggtgtcgtgagttcgagccccaggtagggtgtagagattccttaaaaaaaaaaaaagaataacataaaagtaaaatgcttATAACAACAGTCTTACACATAGTAGGTAGACAATAAGTGTTTGTTATTATTGCTCAGATTTGGCTGTGAAGCAGAACTGAATGCtaaaatattgttataatttaCTTATGAAATGTTGATCATTGGTATAAATTCCATGTTAGctatttttacttcattcttaGCTATTGACTGGctgtcctgttcttttttttttgcacccagcCGTGTTGCCATCATGCCTCAAACCCGATCCCAGTCACAGGCTACAATCAGTTTTCCAAAAAAGAAGCTGTCTCGGACATTGGACAAAGCTAAAAACTCTGCTGACACCAAACTAGAACTGACCTGTGTCCAGGCCACCCACCGTTCTAATGTAAAAATTCTGCCTCTCAGCCCCAGAAAACGTCTGGGTAAGCTATCCATTGAATATAAGTACAACTTTTTGGCTGGTAGCTGTTGACCTCTCTTTTCTCAATAATAAGATGCCTAGTCCTTTGAAGAAGCTTCCTAAGTTCAGTTAAAACCACTTTGTTCACTTTGGTTATTTTCAGAATGATTGCTGTGTTCATTTACTGAACTTCAGAGTTAAGCCACTTGTTGAGATCACTTTCTGAACTGCTTCACAGTTCTGGTGTTCAATTCCTTAATTTTGAACTTAGTTCTGTCAGTATTGTAAGTGACTTTGCAGTTAGCTACCTAGTATTTTGAAGCTTTCACCTCATTAGTGGTGAAATTAAGAGAAGCAGGTGATATTCTTGTTTTAGAACACTGGTTTtagatcatttgtttttgtttttaaagattttatttatttattgttatcagagagagagagagagagaacaagcacaagcaggggtgaggggcagagggagaagcagactctgggaGCCCAAtggggactcagtcccaggaccctgggatcatgacctgagctgaaggcagatgcttaaccaactgagccacccaggcgcccagatcatTTGCTTTTAATGAAGGGTGATGTGGCAgtatctgaagacatttttgattgtcacaactgagGGAGTGCTACTGGCATAGTGGATAAAGGCCAGGGATCCTGCTGAACAttttacaatgcacaggacagcccccaatAAGAATTATTTGGTCCAAGATTTCAATGATGCCAAGATTGAGAAACACGGTTTTAGAACAATCTTAGAATTTTCATCTCACTAGACCATTTTGCTTTCTACCAAATAGTTGTAAGATTCAGTGGTGCCATCTGGTGGCCAATATTTGCTTCTTGATGAGAGGCATTCTATTTTGGTGGTTTTGACTATAGAAATTTGCCtcttgggggacctgggtggctcagtcgcttaagagTCTGTCTTAGGCTCCAGTcattatcctggggtcctgggatcaagccccacgtggggctccctgctcagctgggagcctgcttctccctctttctctgcctcacccccttgtttatgttctttctctcaaataaataaataaaatcttaaaaaaaaaaaagaaagaaagaaagaaatttgccTCTTTCTGGGAAAAGCAGAGATCTTTGCAAGTCCTTTTACTGTCCACTACTACGAATGACCatgttttgattttaatatatttcaggtGATGACAATCTGTGTAACACTCCCCATTTACCACCCTGTTCTCCACCAAAGCAAGGCAAGAAAGAGAATGGCCCCCCTTGCTCACGTTCACGTAAGGGGCGCAGATTGGTATTTGACAATCAGCTGACAATTAAGTCTCCTAGCCAAAGAGAACAAGCCAGAGCTCCCCAAAACAAAATCCATTCCTCAGTTCGAAAAGGTCAAGAGATCACAACAAATTCTGAGCAGAGATGTCCACTGGAGAAAGAATCTGCATGTGTGAGACTGTTCAAGCAAGAAGGTTCGTTCTTACATGGCAACCGTTAATGTAGCCTTGAAAACAAGGCTGGTGACTCCAAATGAAACCCAGTGGATCTTCTCAGTCACCTCTGTTGTATCTAATTGTCCTTTCACATCTGACACAGGCACTTGCTACCAGCAAGCAAAGCTGGTCCTGAATACAGCTGTCCCGGATCGGCTGCCTGCCAGGGAAAAGGAGATGAATGTCATCAGGAATTTCCTGAGGGAGCACATCTGTGGGAAAAAAGCTGGAAGCCTTTATCTTTCTGGTGCTCCTGGAACTGGAAAAACAGCCTGCTTAAGCCGAATTCTGCAAGACCTCAAGGTACACTAAGAGTCTGAAATATGATGCTCTTGCTAAAATGACACTTGGTTATTAAGGGTTAAGAAAGGTAGACTTGCTTAGGGGATTGAAGTCTCCCCTCAAATAAGATGTTTTTAGTTTCATTGTCTAAATCTTTCCAAATGAAAGTAGAGCTTATTCTCTTATATGCTCTTAATTACCCAAAGACACTTCAGGTTCCATCAAACCTTTATCTGAGGGCAAAATATCTCtcatgtttgcatttttctagaAGGAACTGAAAGGCTTTAAAACTATCATGCTGAACTGCATGTCCTTGAGGAGTGCCCAGGCTGTATTCCCAGCTATTGCTCAGGAGATTTGTCAGGAAGAAGTATCCAGGCCAGCTGGGAAGGACAtgatgaagaaactggaaaaccATATGACTGCAGAGAAGGGCCCCATGATGTAAGTACTGCTCTGCTGCATGTTGTTCCGTGAAAATCTGCAAGGTCTGCTGCCCACAAACTCACATTCTTGTCTCTTGAATTTATCAGTTTGTACAAGAAAAGAACATTTCCTATATTTGCTGTACAAGAGATAGTTACATATGcttaaagggaaagaagagaggaaaaatacaccttctaattttaaattggaaaaaatgttcttaaacTAATTGATTGAAAAACCTTTATGTTACTTTTGTGTGATGGTAGGGGTATCAGTGTAACAGTGACTGGAGAGAGGACAGATTATGACCTTGAAACTGGTGGCAGCTGTAGGAATGTGACCTGGAGTCAGTCCAGATCTAACAGATGGGAAAGTTAAGAAGGTGAACATGGATACTAATTGTTTCTCTTTATACGTAGTGTGTTGGTGCTGGACGAGGTGGATCAGTTGGACAGCAAAGGGCAGGATGTATTGTACACACTGTTCGAATGGCCATGGCTAAGCAATTCTCGATTGGTGCTGATTGGTTAGTGCTCAGTTGCTAATGTTACAGGATGGGtctaaagaattctttttttaatcatctgtTCATCTTACTTATCCCCTATTTTATCTTAAGCCAGCTTTCTGCTTTTTtatcaaaatgaacaaattacTATAAAGTAATAGTAGTTTTAATCTAAAATCAACTTTGTTAAGTCTGAATAGAAATGACATAATACTTCATTTCAGAGACAGTTGATTTTTGGAGTATCTGGTCTTGCTTATCAGTGAACAATTCTAAACCTAACTTGAAAAGAGCATTCTAAAATGACTTTGTACATCTTACCTAATaaatgtgggggtggggctgggatggCAAGTAGGAAGCAAGAGTTAGAATGCTGGATTATAACTGGAAATTGTATTCAGCTTTCAGAGGGTTTAGTTTACTTTTGAGATGATTTGACTGTGATGATTGGTAGTATTTATCTGCTCCTCAGGTATTGCTAATACCCTGGATCTCACGGACAGAGTTCTACCGAGGCTTCAAGCTAGAGAAAAATGTAAGCCTCAGCTGTTGAACTTCCCACCTTATACCAAAAATCAGATAGCCACTATCTTGCAGGATCGGCTTGATCTGGTAAGTGCCACCCATTGTACCACATTATGTGTCCCTTGGATCACCTCTGGTGGGGAAACCTAACAgtccttctaaaatatttttgcttagaggggtgcctgggtgtctcagtcagttgaacatctgactcttttttttttttttttaagattttatttatttgagagagagagagcgagcccaagagggggtagggtcagagggagaagcagactccctgccgagtagtagggagccagatgctgaactcgatcctgggactctgggatcatgacctgagccgaaggcagttgcttaaccaactgagccacccaggcacccgagcatctgcctcttgatctcagctcaggtcttgattttagGGTTCTGAGTTCATGCACCACtttgggcttcacactgggcatagagactacttttttaaaaaattatttatttatttatttattttttgcttagattgctttcctcagcagggagttctTGTGGGCCATCGTGAGAGCATTTTTATATGAACTTCCACCCAAGGCTCCATTTATTGGATGCCTCAGTGttggaataaaaataagagaggaggggcacctgggtggctcagtcacttaagcatcccactcgatttcagctcaggtcttgatctcagagttatgagttcaagccccacagtgggctccacgATGGGCAGAGAGCCTACTGTTAAAAGGGGaggggtggcacctgggtggctcagtcagttaagcctctgactcttgatttcggctcaggtcaccatctcaggttcttttctttaagtttatttttagtaatctttacacccaatttggggctcaagctcacaaccccaggatcaagaatCGCATGGTCTTCCGACtgcaccagccaggcacccctcaatactATTATAATGGCCTATAAAAATAGGGCCTGTGAAAaaactttcttttgaaaataaccaaagaaattttattttagtttagctTTGCTAATTTCTGATTGCCTTTTTCCCCCATTCATGAGCCTCTACCACATgcctacaaaatatttaaatgtgtgaaatttccatttatttatgagCAGAAAAGGCATCTCTTGGACCCTAAGGGGAGGCCAAATTTAAActtaatgtgaaaatatttatgtctGGGACCTAAAttacagagagggagaatcttataGTTCATGCTGTCGTCTCCTATGTCTTGTCCAAAGGTATCTAGAGCTCAGGTTCTGGACAATGCTGCAATTCAGTTCTGTGCCCGAAAAGTCTCTGCTCTTTCAGGAGATGTTCGAAAAGCGCTAGATGTTTGCAGGTGAGTTATGGCACTGTTGgctgcttttattaaaaaaagaaatgcatgtaaCTCAAGTGAATGTGGCTTAAGAGGCTGTATTCTGCCACTTTTTACACTTGGAAAGGGGGACTTGTTTCTCAGTGGGGAGCTCTGCATTTCCACCGTGTTAATGTCTGAAACATTATCAGTCCATtacctacagagggaggaacaaaTGAGATGTTGCTGGCACTCCCTGTGGTGATTATAGATTGGTTAATtacatttgtattaaaaaagacTCCAGTTTACTTTTCCATTAGCTGGTCTCAAGCAGGTTTATTTATGGACCTGAACCATCTTTGCCTTtagactttttttccttcctttgcttttgtgAGCACCCCTTCCTCCGGTTGGTGGTCTCCCACACTTGTACTCCagacctctctctcccttcccatcctctgcccctcctgctggggAAAGCCTCTGTGCTGACTGATgaaatttcttccttcccagtagGGACACTGGGTCCATTAAAATGATACTTGCTGTGCTGGCCCTCTGGTCCAACCTCCCCCTACTGACATGCAAAAGATCCAGGTCTGGCTTATGGCCTCCTGTGGGCAAAGTGCTTTGGAGACAGCAGTGGGAGAGTAAGCTCTTCCTATTGCTAGATGGCATCCTGGATTTGAAAGTTTCCCCTAGTCAGCAAACTACTTGAGTAAAGACTGCAGCTATGAGCAATAGTCATGTAGGCTGGTGTGGTTTAGCCTACACATAACATATGTATATAGAACTGAGGACTCCCCTTTTAGGTCCAGTGTGTATGGGTGGTACTGGCTCTCTGTAGGCAGTCACCCACCCACATAGCCTCTCTGCTATCCATgacattttttcctccttcaaaaTGTTATTATTGGCTTAATGTATGATGACCTACTTGGCATCTATAAGAGGAAACCATATCGTGTTGAAAGTTTCTCAGATTCCCTGGCCCATGAATTATTTCAAGCTAACTAAATCCCCTTTAGCTGAGACATAACCCAGTTTTGTTTGGggtctttaaaattataaaacatgtgtctgtttttgagcTTGGTGGTTTGGTGTGGTGTTTGGTTTGGCTCAGcctaaattaattttagaaatttttttttataggagAGCTATTGAAATTGTAGAGTCGGATGTCAAAAGCCAGACTGTCCTCAAACCGCTGTCTGAATGTAAGTAGTTTAtctctttcctgtcttcctttataactggaagcttaaCTTTTCTGAGGAAAGAGGTAGAAAGATGAAATGAGCATAGTTAAATCCATACTTACCCTTTTCTGTATGTCTGTGTTTTTTGTCAATTTCATCTACTTTACTTCAATCTGGCCTGTCTGTGCTATAGTCCATGCATTGCTGGAAACAACTTCCCCAGGGTGTTAGTTACATAAAAGGCTGGATCATAGTAAGTTTTCTTTCTAAGctctagaaatgaaaatagtGGATGGTAAGGCTTGATCAGCTTCTCTCTGGGTTCTTCTGTGGAGTTAACTTTAGGTCTTGATATAGGTGAGAGGAAAGTAAATAAGAGTCAGACAGTGAAAGAATCCAGTTCAACTTGGGATATCTCAAGCCTTTAGACAAATCTAGGAGGGTGGAGGTACAAAGATGATATTGCTACAGTAGGCTgttagaaaaatgacaaaattattttcctttccgTTAGCCTTGTTCTCTTAGTCATGGCAGATGTAAAATGGCCATGAACTACATATCTTGTCAGTATTTAATATCCAGTGTTAATCTTTAGAAACAGGACACTCTGATTTGattgtttctttcctctttcactcCTGCACTGGTTGAGATTATCAAAATTGTTTCTAGCGCTACAGTTCCACAGAAaacagttccttccttccttccttccttccttccttccttccttccttccttccttccttccttccttccttccttccttccttcctccttccttccttcctccttccttccttccttccttccctctctatcaatttgttgaaagaaaattaataaaaatatttcagaagtaggggtgcctgggtggctcagtcgttaagcgtctaccttcggctcaggtcatggtcccagggtcctgggatcaagccccacatcgggccccctgctcggtgggaagcctgcttctccctctcccactccccctgctagtgttccttctctcgctgtgtctctctctgtcaaataaataaataaaatctttaaaaaaaaaaatcatgtaaaaatatttcagaagtagCCAAACTGCTTAGGCTGACAGTAGGTCATATATACCAATGCATAGATTAGATACTGGTTTCTCTTTAACTTTTCagattattcctttttctcctacCAATGACATTTAGGTTTGTCAGTGTCCCTGTGAGCACCTCTGGCACACACATAGCTAAAGGAGTTTGTAAGTTTCTGGCATAAGTTATTAGACTAACCTAATTCCTGTCTTTTGACCTCTGGTATGtgtgattagtttttgatggttCTGGAAAGCTATATGGAGGCTGACTTCAATTAAATATAagaaggcactttttttttttttttttaagagaaggggagagagggagtccttaagtggggaggggcagaggaagagagagagagagagaaaagctcaagcaggctccacactgcagggctcaatctcacgaccctgagccaaaatcaagagtcaacacttaactgactgagcccccaccaggcaccccaggatggCACTTTCTAATAAATAGCACTAACTGGGCTTCTATAACACATAGGTGGGTTCATTAGCTTTGAAGATGTTCAAACAAAAGCTGGATAGATGATCACTAGTTGGGATTGTTTTGGGTAGGGAGCAAGAAGAGAACTCCCAAATTCCTTCCAACTTTAAGATTCTACTACTCGATCAGTGATGTCTAGTTTTCCCGCTACCGTTAGTTCTTTGCAGCATCCTGGTTATGGTCATAAAATAGAAGCAGATTGCTTTGGGGCAACTGCACATGGTCTAAGGAAGTAATTTAGGCAAAGGTGGTTACAGAGCAAATCCCTCCTCTGTCTTGCAATTCATGCATCTCCAAACAGTGAGGCCATAGTCCTAGGCATCTTGTTGGCAGTTCCCCAACCTCCGGCCTCTGAGATGGTGCTATCTGCTAAAATATCCAATTACATTTTCTCAAGTGTTGCTCTATTGTGGATGACTTAGGCAAGTGAACCTAACCTCAAGGGTCATTTGGGGAAGCTATCTAGAGGACTTATGTAGGATTCACTTTACTGTCCACATTTAGCCACTCATTTGAAAGTATTAGGTAATTCTtacaactttttttcctttcttaattacCAGGCACAATCATCTTTGCTTCATGGTTCTGTACTTTTTCATCTTCAAGATACTGAGAATTTCCAAGGCAGAATACAGTAGTCCTCTGTCTAGTCCTTATTCTTTCATGAGGTGGATTTTGTCTC encodes:
- the CDC6 gene encoding cell division control protein 6 homolog isoform X1, with the protein product MPQTRSQSQATISFPKKKLSRTLDKAKNSADTKLELTCVQATHRSNVKILPLSPRKRLGDDNLCNTPHLPPCSPPKQGKKENGPPCSRSRKGRRLVFDNQLTIKSPSQREQARAPQNKIHSSVRKGQEITTNSEQRCPLEKESACVRLFKQEGTCYQQAKLVLNTAVPDRLPAREKEMNVIRNFLREHICGKKAGSLYLSGAPGTGKTACLSRILQDLKKELKGFKTIMLNCMSLRSAQAVFPAIAQEICQEEVSRPAGKDMMKKLENHMTAEKGPMIVLVLDEVDQLDSKGQDVLYTLFEWPWLSNSRLVLIGIANTLDLTDRVLPRLQAREKCKPQLLNFPPYTKNQIATILQDRLDLVSRAQVLDNAAIQFCARKVSALSGDVRKALDVCRRAIEIVESDVKSQTVLKPLSECKSPSESLVPKRVGLIHISQVISEVDGNRMTLSKEGAQDFFPLQQKILVCSLLLLTRQLKIKEVTLGKLYEAYSNVCRKQQVAAVDQSECLSLSGLLEARGILGLKKNKETRFTKVSLKIEEKEVEHALKDKALIGNILATGLP
- the CDC6 gene encoding cell division control protein 6 homolog isoform X2, giving the protein MPQTRSQSQATISFPKKKLSRTLDKAKNSADTKLELTCVQATHRSNVKILPLSPRKRLGDDNLCNTPHLPPCSPPKQGKKENGPPCSRSRKGRRLVFDNQLTIKSPSQREQARAPQNKIHSSVRKGQEITTNSEQRCPLEKESACVRLFKQEGTCYQQAKLVLNTAVPDRLPAREKEMNVIRNFLREHICGKKAGSLYLSGAPGTGKTACLSRILQDLKELKGFKTIMLNCMSLRSAQAVFPAIAQEICQEEVSRPAGKDMMKKLENHMTAEKGPMIVLVLDEVDQLDSKGQDVLYTLFEWPWLSNSRLVLIGIANTLDLTDRVLPRLQAREKCKPQLLNFPPYTKNQIATILQDRLDLVSRAQVLDNAAIQFCARKVSALSGDVRKALDVCRRAIEIVESDVKSQTVLKPLSECKSPSESLVPKRVGLIHISQVISEVDGNRMTLSKEGAQDFFPLQQKILVCSLLLLTRQLKIKEVTLGKLYEAYSNVCRKQQVAAVDQSECLSLSGLLEARGILGLKKNKETRFTKVSLKIEEKEVEHALKDKALIGNILATGLP